In a genomic window of Methanosarcina horonobensis HB-1 = JCM 15518:
- a CDS encoding alpha/beta fold hydrolase has product MGAGIALRIAIHYPDLVSKLVVASVTYNNSGFRPGLLTGMEKLKPEDLTGTSWQDEYIRITPNPEDWPTLVDKLKQLDLHIPDLPAGAIRSIKAPTLVIIGDSDIVRPERSVEMLRLLGGVPEDISILPQSRLAVFPNTTDIELVDRSNWLIPIVTEFLDAPMPEAR; this is encoded by the coding sequence ATGGGAGCCGGCATAGCCCTGCGTATTGCAATCCATTACCCGGATCTGGTAAGTAAGCTCGTGGTCGCTTCGGTTACCTACAACAACAGCGGATTTCGTCCCGGGCTCCTGACAGGAATGGAGAAATTGAAGCCCGAAGACCTGACTGGGACATCCTGGCAGGATGAATACATCCGTATAACTCCGAATCCGGAAGACTGGCCCACTCTGGTCGACAAGCTGAAACAGCTGGATCTGCATATCCCGGACTTGCCTGCCGGGGCGATTCGGTCGATAAAGGCACCCACTCTGGTCATAATAGGGGATTCGGATATTGTCCGCCCCGAGCGCTCTGTAGAGATGTTACGATTGCTCGGTGGCGTTCCTGAAGACATCTCCATCCTTCCACAATCACGACTTGCTGTGTTTCCCAACACCACCGACATCGAACTTGTGGATCGTTCAAATTGGCTTATCCCGATAGTTACGGAGTTTCTTGATGCTCCCATGCCAGAGGCCAGGTGA
- a CDS encoding winged helix DNA-binding domain-containing protein: MNASEILRLRLHNSGLTDSPFKSAADAVSHLGAVQAQDFAAAKWALGLRIKNSTDEDIEKAFNEGKILRTHVMRPTWHFVMPEDIRWMLELTAPRVKALLAHYNRKLELDDAFFARSNVAITRALQDHTYLTRQELKTILANIGIETDVQRLAHIIMWAELDGLICSGPRRGKQFTYALLEERVEKAKKLNRERALAKLALNYFTSHGPAQLKDFSWWSGLTVKDARCALDLIKSKLEQATLDGKTYWFPTHTEVTTPKSPSAFLLSIYDEYTIAYKDREDISETRDIERMISMGNALTAVIILNGRVAGTWNRALKKSTVEIRLNPFRKLNEDEQEALESEVARYGKFMELPAVLI; encoded by the coding sequence ATGAATGCTTCAGAAATTCTCAGGCTTCGGCTCCACAATAGCGGGCTAACGGATTCTCCGTTTAAAAGTGCAGCTGATGCAGTTTCACATTTAGGTGCCGTGCAAGCACAGGATTTTGCTGCTGCGAAATGGGCGCTCGGGCTTCGTATTAAAAATTCAACTGATGAGGATATTGAAAAAGCTTTTAATGAAGGCAAGATCCTGCGAACCCATGTAATGCGCCCTACATGGCATTTTGTCATGCCGGAAGATATCCGCTGGATGCTTGAATTGACTGCACCGCGAGTGAAAGCGCTCCTTGCGCATTACAATCGAAAACTCGAACTCGATGACGCGTTTTTTGCCAGAAGCAATGTCGCGATTACCAGAGCGTTGCAGGACCACACATACCTTACTCGACAAGAGCTTAAGACGATATTAGCGAATATAGGCATCGAGACTGATGTTCAACGTCTGGCCCACATCATTATGTGGGCAGAGCTGGACGGATTGATTTGCAGCGGACCACGGCGCGGGAAACAATTTACTTACGCACTTCTTGAAGAACGCGTGGAAAAAGCAAAAAAACTGAATCGAGAACGGGCTCTCGCTAAACTTGCACTCAATTATTTTACAAGCCACGGGCCAGCCCAGCTGAAGGACTTTTCCTGGTGGTCAGGTCTTACCGTTAAAGATGCGAGATGTGCCCTTGATCTAATCAAATCAAAGTTAGAGCAAGCAACTCTTGACGGCAAAACATATTGGTTTCCTACTCACACAGAAGTGACAACACCGAAGTCACCATCCGCGTTTTTACTATCAATTTATGATGAGTACACAATTGCCTACAAAGATAGGGAAGATATCAGTGAGACTCGAGATATTGAGAGAATGATTTCGATGGGTAATGCTTTGACCGCAGTCATCATTTTGAATGGCAGAGTGGCAGGCACCTGGAATAGAGCTTTGAAGAAAAGTACGGTTGAAATCAGGCTAAATCCGTTTCGGAAATTGAACGAAGACGAGCAGGAGGCATTGGAATCAGAGGTTGCACGGTATGGAAAATTCATGGAACTTCCTGCAGTTCTCATTTAA
- a CDS encoding putative glycolipid-binding domain-containing protein, translating to MVTDKTRTIVWQALSWPSTVVHIHKVNAGINGHGLAVGKTDNCIPFAIEYEVALTANWDIKKVSIKSLLDERIIKLVHKGDQWYDAMGKHLVEFDGVKMVDISISPFTNTLPIKRLQFESKRPQRVDIIYFDENKFSLRRLQQIYSRVDERTYRYQDVELPDFVSDIVVDDEGLVIDFQKMFRRV from the coding sequence GTGGTAACGGATAAAACCAGAACAATAGTTTGGCAGGCATTGTCCTGGCCGAGTACAGTTGTTCATATTCATAAAGTCAACGCCGGTATTAATGGCCATGGCCTGGCGGTTGGCAAAACAGACAACTGTATTCCGTTTGCGATAGAGTATGAAGTGGCACTGACGGCGAACTGGGATATTAAAAAGGTATCGATTAAATCATTACTGGATGAGCGTATTATTAAACTCGTGCATAAGGGGGACCAGTGGTATGACGCCATGGGTAAGCATCTAGTCGAGTTTGATGGCGTAAAAATGGTGGATATTTCGATCTCACCGTTTACAAATACTCTGCCAATCAAAAGGCTGCAGTTTGAGAGTAAGCGGCCGCAAAGAGTAGATATTATTTACTTTGATGAAAACAAGTTTTCACTACGGAGGCTACAACAAATTTACAGCCGGGTAGATGAGCGGACCTACCGCTACCAGGATGTTGAACTGCCAGATTTTGTATCCGATATCGTAGTAGATGATGAAGGGCTGGTGATTGATTTTCAGAAGATGTTCAGACGCGTCTGA
- a CDS encoding CPBP family intramembrane glutamic endopeptidase → MNIGESSKRSPPGFFLLVFALSIPFWLVGSMAKQGLPLPINLPVSALMFVCPLIAALILVYRENKLDGIKQLLKKTLDYRRIKPKIWYLPILLLMPVIMLLSYGVMRLIGRPLPEPQIPFPAIPLFFILFLIPAVCEEAGWMGYAVDPVQYRWSALRAGIIMGSVWGLWHVVGWYFQAHHTLTWTAGQFLSTVALRIIIVWLYNNTRGSVLAAVLFHDMMNVSEFLFPNYGSHYDPVITGVITAIAAVIVTFLWGPKTLARYRYA, encoded by the coding sequence GTGAATATCGGTGAATCGTCTAAAAGGTCACCTCCAGGATTCTTCTTGCTAGTTTTCGCTCTTTCTATTCCATTCTGGTTGGTTGGCTCCATGGCCAAACAGGGACTTCCGCTTCCGATAAATCTCCCTGTAAGTGCGCTCATGTTCGTTTGTCCGCTCATAGCAGCTTTGATCCTTGTGTATAGAGAAAATAAACTTGATGGAATAAAACAGCTATTGAAAAAGACCCTCGACTACAGGAGAATCAAACCAAAAATCTGGTATCTGCCTATCCTTTTGCTGATGCCGGTCATTATGTTGCTATCTTATGGGGTGATGCGCTTGATCGGGCGACCACTCCCAGAACCGCAGATTCCATTTCCGGCAATACCGTTATTTTTTATCCTGTTCTTAATACCTGCTGTATGTGAAGAGGCGGGCTGGATGGGATATGCCGTCGATCCCGTGCAGTATCGCTGGAGCGCATTAAGAGCTGGAATTATCATGGGGTCGGTGTGGGGATTATGGCATGTCGTAGGTTGGTATTTTCAAGCCCACCATACTTTAACATGGACCGCAGGACAATTTCTCTCTACAGTAGCACTTCGAATTATTATTGTCTGGCTTTATAACAATACCAGGGGAAGTGTGCTTGCGGCGGTCCTTTTTCACGATATGATGAATGTCAGCGAGTTCCTGTTCCCAAATTATGGTTCACATTACGACCCCGTTATTACCGGAGTGATCACCGCAATCGCGGCTGTGATTGTGACGTTCTTATGGGGCCCAAAGACGTTAGCTCGATACAGGTATGCCTGA
- a CDS encoding carboxymuconolactone decarboxylase family protein yields the protein MKRPTEPRIPPVDMESMTESQRALAGIGASNVIRTLVRHEDLFTSWGPLGEMLLVRGRLSPRDRELAILRVALRTECEYEWANHTLGALGTGATEAEIEALSNESASWSDADAALFRAVDELCSDDCVSDDTWAALKATRDDMEIIEILFVVGFYRMMAGFLNSAGVQPEPGKPRLGQLPVPQRTPAPRRSETDVTGGATTTKGRRTAVDGTWQVVFHHPAADLDLTLVIDTSNGEISGSATSPSQGTSVQIVDGKVEGNRFSFKAPMTTPLRMDIEFEGIVEGDSISGYVTIQGTGTFPFDGTRV from the coding sequence ATGAAGCGCCCCACTGAACCACGCATTCCACCCGTCGACATGGAGTCGATGACCGAGAGTCAGCGCGCCCTCGCTGGGATCGGCGCGTCAAACGTCATTCGGACGCTTGTTCGCCACGAGGATCTGTTCACGTCGTGGGGCCCGCTTGGTGAGATGTTGCTTGTCAGAGGTCGACTGTCCCCCAGGGATCGCGAGTTGGCGATCCTGCGGGTTGCACTTCGCACCGAGTGCGAGTACGAATGGGCGAACCACACCCTGGGCGCGCTCGGTACCGGTGCCACTGAGGCCGAGATCGAGGCGCTGTCCAATGAGTCGGCATCGTGGTCGGACGCCGACGCTGCGCTTTTCCGTGCAGTCGACGAGCTGTGCTCGGACGACTGCGTGTCGGATGACACCTGGGCGGCGTTGAAAGCTACCCGTGACGACATGGAGATCATTGAAATCCTCTTCGTAGTCGGGTTCTACAGGATGATGGCTGGCTTCTTGAACTCGGCCGGCGTGCAGCCTGAGCCAGGCAAGCCGCGCCTCGGGCAGCTGCCGGTCCCTCAGCGAACGCCAGCGCCCAGGCGGTCCGAGACAGATGTTACGGGTGGGGCAACTACCACCAAGGGGAGGCGTACAGCAGTAGACGGAACATGGCAGGTTGTCTTTCACCATCCGGCCGCCGACCTTGATCTCACGCTCGTGATAGACACGAGTAACGGGGAGATTTCCGGCTCGGCGACAAGCCCGTCGCAGGGGACGAGCGTGCAGATCGTCGATGGTAAGGTCGAAGGTAACCGATTCTCTTTCAAGGCACCAATGACCACGCCGCTGCGGATGGATATCGAGTTCGAAGGGATTGTGGAAGGCGACTCGATCTCGGGCTATGTCACGATCCAAGGCACCGGGACCTTTCCCTTCGATGGAACTCGCGTTTGA
- a CDS encoding class I SAM-dependent methyltransferase: MNENDQKLASAGGPVEATVFYIFSALLFPVTLTGYVIWISKGILMGNTSGVSRTAQGPLFARWLQHNLGTRRDEPANRLMMVLPGVPPLGLRLVAGPLLLAHRVSGYVPKAFRYPFEGDIPMQYEASARQTFFDIVVDRYLADIAQLVILGAGFDTRAFRLPKDTSVRSFEVDAPKTQAIKCAMLGKAGIDSAGVTFVAADFEKEDWLIRLVDAGFDTGKPTLFLWEGVIMYLDREAVEATLRKIAGTAKGSVVAFDYFTTEPLESQTLYWRYARATTKAAGEPLKFGVDSTPPSRERLAELLRSCSLSLGEQRTLGQETKRKRAWGGFATAIVK; this comes from the coding sequence ATGAACGAAAATGATCAAAAGCTGGCTTCAGCGGGAGGTCCTGTCGAGGCGACCGTCTTCTACATTTTCAGCGCCCTTTTGTTCCCTGTCACTCTGACCGGTTACGTAATCTGGATCAGCAAGGGCATTCTCATGGGGAACACATCGGGAGTTTCGAGGACAGCGCAAGGGCCGCTTTTTGCGCGCTGGCTCCAGCACAATCTGGGCACTAGGCGAGATGAACCGGCTAACCGGTTGATGATGGTGCTACCAGGTGTCCCTCCTCTGGGCCTACGTCTCGTGGCGGGTCCACTGCTGCTCGCTCATCGTGTGAGCGGCTATGTGCCGAAGGCCTTCAGATATCCCTTCGAGGGCGATATTCCCATGCAGTACGAGGCCTCTGCCCGACAAACATTCTTCGATATTGTTGTCGATCGTTATCTCGCTGACATCGCACAGCTTGTCATACTTGGCGCAGGCTTCGATACACGTGCGTTCAGACTGCCTAAGGATACATCGGTCCGATCATTCGAGGTCGATGCCCCGAAAACACAGGCGATCAAATGCGCAATGCTGGGGAAAGCAGGCATTGATTCGGCTGGGGTCACGTTTGTAGCTGCCGACTTTGAGAAGGAGGACTGGCTCATCCGGCTCGTGGATGCCGGTTTCGACACTGGCAAACCGACCCTTTTCCTTTGGGAGGGTGTGATAATGTACCTGGACCGGGAAGCCGTCGAGGCCACCCTTCGCAAGATTGCCGGTACCGCTAAGGGCAGCGTTGTCGCTTTTGACTACTTCACGACAGAGCCTCTCGAGTCGCAAACACTCTATTGGCGCTACGCGAGAGCAACGACCAAAGCTGCAGGCGAACCATTGAAGTTCGGGGTCGATAGCACGCCCCCTTCGAGAGAGCGCCTCGCCGAGTTACTTCGGTCTTGTAGTCTCTCACTTGGCGAGCAGCGCACACTGGGGCAAGAGACGAAAAGGAAGCGCGCATGGGGCGGCTTTGCAACTGCCATTGTAAAGTAA
- a CDS encoding TetR/AcrR family transcriptional regulator yields the protein MARTIEPEKLALKRREILDTAQRLVLTKGYEKMSIKDVLDELQISSGAFHHYFDSRGALLEALTERIQEETEKPLLPIVHDPHLSAIEKLQGFFATLDRLRIAQKADVVKLLRVWYTDDNAIVRQKVDDAVFKQRAPLLTTIVLQGIQEDVFTTAYPDQAGEVILSLVQGMGNTHAKLLLSLEQECDERRCVEDIVSVHAAYMDAIERVLGAPPNSLYRADVEAVKVWVAALRGNDCA from the coding sequence ATGGCCCGAACCATCGAACCAGAAAAATTGGCTTTGAAACGCAGAGAGATCCTGGATACAGCCCAACGACTGGTGTTAACCAAGGGGTACGAGAAGATGTCGATAAAGGATGTTCTGGACGAGCTCCAGATTTCCAGTGGGGCTTTCCATCACTACTTCGACTCGCGAGGTGCGCTGCTGGAGGCGCTTACCGAACGGATACAGGAAGAGACGGAAAAGCCGCTCCTCCCCATCGTTCATGATCCGCACCTGTCTGCCATCGAAAAACTCCAGGGCTTCTTTGCCACACTCGACCGTTTGAGAATCGCTCAGAAAGCTGATGTTGTTAAATTGCTACGCGTCTGGTATACCGACGACAACGCCATCGTCCGCCAGAAAGTGGACGATGCGGTTTTCAAACAGCGTGCGCCTCTGCTGACCACGATAGTTCTTCAGGGCATCCAGGAAGATGTCTTCACAACCGCCTATCCTGATCAGGCGGGTGAAGTTATCCTGTCTCTTGTACAGGGCATGGGAAATACCCATGCCAAGTTACTGCTATCGTTGGAGCAGGAGTGCGACGAGCGGCGCTGCGTTGAGGACATCGTCTCAGTCCATGCAGCCTATATGGATGCGATTGAGCGCGTGCTGGGTGCGCCCCCAAATTCCCTATACCGCGCTGACGTCGAAGCGGTGAAGGTGTGGGTGGCGGCGCTGCGGGGTAACGACTGTGCGTGA
- a CDS encoding arginase family protein encodes MLQFSVIDAPSILGLKPTGVETLPEALKNAGLIQGLRAGYAGRVDAPPYKPERDRDTLLLNPYSIKEFSLRLAEKVADVRRKGRFPVVLGGDCSILIGCMLALRRSGKYGLFFIDGHADFYQPEAEPNGEVASMELAIVSGRGPNILTDIDGLKPLVRDEDIIAFGYRDTEEQKEHASQDIRETSINAFSLEQVRALGSDIAAQKALERLQKDQLNGFWIHLDADVLDNAIMPAVDYPLPDGGLQWDELSALLRALMTSGQAVGITITIFNPTLDPSGSIANQFTQSIIMGFS; translated from the coding sequence ATGCTACAGTTCTCAGTAATTGATGCTCCCTCCATCCTGGGGCTTAAACCTACAGGAGTTGAAACTTTACCGGAAGCGTTGAAGAATGCCGGATTAATCCAGGGTTTACGGGCAGGATATGCGGGTCGAGTTGATGCCCCTCCCTACAAACCAGAAAGAGATAGGGACACACTTCTTCTGAATCCGTATTCGATCAAAGAATTTTCTTTACGCCTGGCCGAAAAGGTTGCCGACGTGCGAAGAAAAGGGCGGTTTCCCGTTGTGCTCGGAGGAGATTGCAGCATTCTAATTGGTTGTATGTTAGCTTTACGGCGTTCAGGTAAATATGGACTTTTTTTTATTGATGGTCACGCCGATTTTTATCAACCTGAGGCTGAGCCAAATGGTGAGGTTGCCTCTATGGAATTGGCCATCGTTTCCGGCAGAGGCCCAAACATTCTAACCGACATAGACGGACTTAAGCCACTCGTGCGAGACGAAGACATCATCGCATTCGGTTACCGTGATACTGAAGAACAGAAGGAACACGCCAGTCAGGATATTCGAGAGACTTCGATAAACGCTTTTAGCCTGGAGCAGGTGCGCGCTCTGGGAAGCGATATAGCTGCTCAAAAAGCTCTTGAGAGGCTACAAAAAGATCAACTTAACGGGTTCTGGATTCACCTTGATGCTGATGTGCTGGACAATGCGATCATGCCGGCGGTGGATTATCCCCTACCGGACGGCGGTTTGCAATGGGATGAATTGAGTGCTCTGTTGAGAGCTTTAATGACATCAGGTCAGGCAGTGGGTATAACAATTACCATCTTCAATCCCACGCTCGATCCGAGTGGTTCGATTGCTAATCAATTCACGCAGAGCATTATTATGGGCTTTTCGTAA
- a CDS encoding SAM-dependent methyltransferase: MYGRFFPGAIEFIVARERYVEDFLKACLSKGLDQVVILGAGFDTRAYRIEGIEKTRVFEVDHPATQALKLKRLKKVIDPLPDHVTFVPIDFNTQKLDERLPASGYDEHGKTLFIWQGVTMYLTPEGIDSTLAFIANHSGSGSSVIFDYFTNETLHNMKTARTRWVTRKIGERLIFGIDQGQIEPFLTQRGFCDVHNVDAEELKRLYFIGPNAGRAISKGVDIVSARVNKTGD; this comes from the coding sequence CTGTACGGACGATTCTTCCCTGGAGCAATCGAGTTCATCGTCGCACGAGAAAGATACGTCGAGGATTTCCTCAAGGCGTGCCTAAGCAAAGGCCTCGATCAGGTTGTCATCCTGGGAGCCGGGTTCGATACCCGTGCGTACCGGATTGAGGGAATTGAGAAGACGAGGGTGTTCGAAGTCGATCACCCTGCCACGCAGGCTCTCAAGCTGAAGCGGTTGAAGAAGGTCATCGACCCTCTGCCTGACCACGTCACATTCGTTCCGATAGATTTCAATACCCAGAAGCTTGACGAGCGCCTGCCTGCAAGCGGCTATGACGAGCATGGGAAAACGCTGTTTATCTGGCAGGGCGTGACCATGTACCTTACTCCGGAAGGAATTGACAGCACTCTCGCTTTCATCGCCAACCATTCCGGATCGGGCAGCTCTGTGATCTTTGACTATTTCACCAACGAAACCCTACACAACATGAAGACGGCGCGGACGCGGTGGGTAACACGGAAGATCGGAGAGAGGCTGATTTTCGGGATCGATCAAGGCCAGATTGAGCCGTTCCTGACCCAGCGCGGCTTCTGCGATGTTCACAATGTGGACGCCGAAGAACTAAAACGCCTCTATTTTATCGGCCCAAACGCCGGTCGAGCGATTAGCAAAGGTGTTGACATTGTATCGGCAAGGGTGAACAAGACCGGAGACTAA
- a CDS encoding amidohydrolase family protein — protein sequence MQDTNVTKPLWPEEKVDLKTLIECATINGAYAAFLENETGSLEVGKMADLIVLDKDLFKLPPEDINKVRVLNTILEGREVYGSLDENDTISVEGVYKNSSLQKQPS from the coding sequence ATGCAGGATACCAACGTCACAAAACCGCTGTGGCCTGAGGAGAAGGTCGATTTGAAGACCCTTATCGAATGTGCAACAATCAACGGAGCATATGCCGCTTTCCTGGAGAATGAGACTGGTTCCCTGGAGGTCGGTAAGATGGCCGATTTGATAGTCCTCGACAAAGATCTCTTCAAGCTGCCGCCGGAGGATATCAACAAGGTCAGGGTATTGAATACCATACTGGAGGGCAGAGAGGTCTACGGGTCCTTAGATGAGAATGATACAATATCGGTAGAAGGAGTTTATAAAAACAGCTCTCTACAAAAGCAGCCATCTTAA
- a CDS encoding peroxiredoxin, with translation MSRFLILSATLLVFLSILVTPALSTDNATQGTDNATQKNATQKIPLLGEKFPNMTVQTTTGTMTLPDAYAGKWFVLFSHPGDFTPVCTTEFVAFAKRHEQFRENNTELIGLSIDQVQAHMKWIEWINNTLMTNITFPIIADGTGSVATQLGMIHPAKGTNTVRAVFIVDPTGTVRTILYYPQEVGRNMDEILRTVKALQVSDQNKVAMPANWPNNELIGDNVIVPPPTNETTKATRVTGNNMTCFDWWLCYKKVPY, from the coding sequence ATGAGCAGATTTTTGATTTTATCGGCCACGTTGCTAGTTTTTTTAAGCATCTTGGTAACACCGGCATTATCAACAGATAATGCTACTCAAGGAACAGATAATGCTACTCAAAAGAATGCTACTCAAAAGATTCCACTGTTAGGCGAGAAGTTTCCAAATATGACAGTACAGACGACTACAGGAACGATGACTTTGCCGGATGCTTATGCAGGCAAATGGTTCGTCCTTTTCAGCCATCCTGGGGATTTCACGCCTGTATGCACCACTGAGTTTGTGGCTTTCGCCAAGAGGCATGAGCAGTTCAGGGAGAACAATACAGAGCTAATAGGGCTTTCCATAGATCAGGTTCAGGCCCATATGAAGTGGATTGAGTGGATCAACAATACTCTGATGACGAACATAACATTTCCGATAATAGCCGATGGCACCGGGAGCGTTGCCACACAGCTCGGCATGATCCACCCTGCTAAGGGAACCAACACAGTCAGAGCAGTATTCATAGTAGATCCCACAGGAACTGTTAGGACAATACTGTATTATCCCCAGGAAGTGGGCAGAAACATGGATGAGATCCTGAGGACTGTTAAAGCCCTGCAGGTCTCAGACCAGAACAAGGTCGCTATGCCTGCCAACTGGCCGAACAATGAACTGATAGGTGATAACGTCATAGTACCACCACCCACAAATGAGACGACAAAGGCTACACGCGTCACAGGCAATAATATGACTTGCTTCGATTGGTGGCTCTGCTATAAGAAAGTGCCCTATTGA
- a CDS encoding CPBP family intramembrane glutamic endopeptidase codes for MSSFDVTGIFRGFFIGGIGEEIGWTGYATDPLQDRWNALETGIILGTVWAVWHITPFLQTHYTPIWVAGKNAATVVLRVLIVWIYNSLGKAYSQQSHSMP; via the coding sequence ATTTCCAGTTTTGATGTTACCGGTATCTTTCGTGGTTTTTTTATCGGGGGGATAGGTGAGGAGATAGGCTGGACGGGATATGCAACTGACCCATTGCAGGATCGGTGGAACGCATTGGAAACCGGTATCATTTTGGGGACAGTATGGGCAGTATGGCACATTACTCCCTTCCTTCAAACCCACTACACTCCAATCTGGGTGGCAGGGAAAAATGCGGCTACGGTTGTGCTACGAGTTCTTATTGTCTGGATTTACAACAGTCTGGGAAAAGCGTATTCGCAGCAATCTCATTCCATGCCATGA
- a CDS encoding alpha/beta fold hydrolase, whose protein sequence is MDKVRSKDGTLIAYERSWIGPALVLVHGTSADHTRWASVLPMLEQKFTVYALDRRGRGQSGDSAVYSIEREYEDIAAVVSSIREPVNLLGHSYGALICLEAALRVTNLNKLVLYEPSFRLDGPLYPPDVRRRIQSLLDSGNQEKALVLFFRELVGVPEDQLESLRNEPVWAGRLAAAHTILREFADEDYILDPQRFENLTVPTMLLQGSESPDFLRTTTETLHAALPNSRIVVMPGQQHIAMRTAP, encoded by the coding sequence ATGGACAAAGTGAGGTCTAAAGATGGAACGCTTATTGCTTACGAGCGAAGTTGGATAGGACCTGCTCTGGTTTTGGTGCATGGCACAAGTGCAGATCACACGCGCTGGGCGTCTGTCCTTCCAATGCTGGAGCAAAAATTTACCGTTTATGCCCTTGACCGGCGTGGCCGCGGTCAGAGTGGAGATTCGGCAGTCTACTCCATCGAGCGTGAATATGAAGACATAGCCGCGGTAGTGAGTTCTATCCGGGAGCCGGTGAATCTTCTGGGTCACTCGTACGGCGCATTGATTTGTCTGGAAGCAGCTCTCCGCGTCACTAATCTCAACAAACTGGTACTCTATGAGCCATCCTTTCGTTTAGATGGGCCTTTATATCCACCTGATGTTCGGAGACGAATCCAGTCGCTGCTTGATTCAGGGAATCAGGAGAAAGCCCTGGTATTATTCTTCCGCGAGCTTGTTGGTGTACCGGAGGATCAACTCGAATCATTGCGAAACGAGCCAGTTTGGGCAGGCAGGTTAGCGGCGGCTCATACCATCCTTCGTGAATTCGCTGATGAGGACTATATACTCGACCCCCAGCGTTTCGAGAACCTAACTGTTCCTACTATGCTCCTGCAAGGTAGCGAAAGTCCTGACTTTCTCAGGACAACAACGGAGACATTGCATGCAGCATTACCCAATAGCAGAATTGTCGTCATGCCGGGGCAGCAGCACATCGCTATGAGAACAGCACCTTAA
- a CDS encoding class I SAM-dependent methyltransferase translates to MVHRQFPINDPERRKWQDPEKILIDIGLKPSMTFVDVGCGDGYFAIPAARIVGQEGKVIAVDIDKGSIMRLQQKAAEEGLGHLSAKVQAAEETIACEGCADFVFFGIDLHDFADPAQVIGNAKRMLRPSGLLVDLDWKPEPMSFGPPLEKRFSIGKAQQLIESAGFHVTSVKEAGPYHYIIIARL, encoded by the coding sequence ATGGTACATAGGCAATTTCCGATAAATGATCCAGAGCGCCGGAAATGGCAGGACCCGGAAAAGATTTTGATCGACATCGGCCTGAAGCCGAGTATGACATTCGTGGACGTGGGATGCGGTGACGGGTACTTTGCCATACCTGCAGCGAGGATAGTAGGGCAGGAAGGAAAAGTGATCGCAGTAGATATCGACAAAGGTTCCATAATGCGACTCCAGCAGAAAGCAGCGGAAGAGGGACTCGGACATTTGTCAGCCAAAGTGCAGGCTGCGGAGGAGACCATCGCCTGCGAGGGATGTGCCGATTTTGTCTTCTTTGGGATAGATCTCCATGATTTTGCCGACCCGGCACAGGTGATCGGGAATGCAAAGCGGATGCTCCGACCATCAGGATTGTTAGTCGACCTCGATTGGAAACCCGAGCCGATGTCATTTGGCCCGCCACTGGAAAAGAGGTTCTCCATCGGTAAAGCTCAGCAACTAATCGAGTCTGCCGGGTTTCATGTGACATCGGTAAAAGAGGCTGGGCCGTATCATTACATCATTATTGCCAGGTTGTAA
- a CDS encoding alpha/beta fold hydrolase, with product MYYEIHGTGSSLVLLHGALSATGTSFGKLLPSLARKRQVITIEQQAHGHTADISRPLTVRQMADDTVALLR from the coding sequence ATGTATTATGAGATCCACGGCACAGGCAGTTCACTTGTCCTGCTTCACGGTGCATTGTCAGCAACCGGGACATCTTTCGGAAAGCTTCTCCCGTCCCTTGCCAGGAAACGACAGGTCATTACAATCGAACAGCAGGCTCATGGACACACGGCTGATATCAGTCGCCCTCTGACCGTCAGGCAAATGGCAGACGATACAGTCGCTCTTCTCAGATAG